In Rheinheimera sp. MM224, one DNA window encodes the following:
- the rlmE gene encoding 23S rRNA (uridine(2552)-2'-O)-methyltransferase RlmE has translation MTKKKRSGSSSRWLQEHVSDPFVQKAQKLGLRSRAAFKLDEIQDKDKLIKTGMTVVDLGSAPGSWSARAAELVGQAGCVVACDILPMDPLAGVAFLQGDFREEAVLNALLERIGGRNVDVVLSDMAPNMSGNSTVDQSRSMYLVELALEMCNNVLKKNGSFVVKVFHGEGFEPFVQQVRSVFTTVRIRKPDSSRARSSETYIVATGFKV, from the coding sequence ATGACAAAGAAAAAACGTTCCGGCAGCTCGTCTCGCTGGTTACAGGAACACGTAAGCGACCCTTTTGTGCAAAAAGCGCAAAAATTAGGGCTAAGATCCCGGGCCGCGTTTAAGCTGGATGAAATTCAGGACAAAGATAAACTGATCAAAACCGGCATGACGGTCGTAGATCTAGGGTCAGCACCAGGCAGCTGGTCGGCACGTGCTGCTGAATTAGTAGGTCAGGCAGGTTGTGTGGTGGCTTGTGATATTCTGCCGATGGACCCTTTAGCAGGTGTGGCCTTTTTACAAGGTGACTTTCGCGAAGAAGCAGTATTAAACGCTTTGTTAGAGCGTATCGGGGGCCGTAATGTCGATGTAGTATTGTCCGACATGGCGCCTAATATGAGTGGCAACAGCACAGTGGATCAGTCCAGAAGTATGTATCTGGTCGAACTGGCGCTGGAAATGTGTAACAACGTATTGAAGAAAAATGGCAGTTTTGTTGTCAAAGTATTTCATGGTGAAGGCTTCGAACCCTTTGTACAGCAGGTTCGCAGTGTATTCACTACAGTACGGATCCGTAAACCAGATTCGTCCCGGGCGCGATCCAGTGAGACATATATCGTAGCGACAGGCTTTAAAGTCTAG
- the yhbY gene encoding ribosome assembly RNA-binding protein YhbY → MNLSNKQKQFLKAKAHELKPTILLGGNGLTEGVMAEIDLALEHHELIKVKVPSIDREEKVAIMDAIVREAKAQKVQVIGHILVIYRAAKEKKLHIPKG, encoded by the coding sequence ATGAACCTTAGTAATAAACAAAAACAGTTTTTAAAAGCCAAAGCACACGAGTTAAAGCCAACCATTCTGTTGGGTGGCAACGGATTAACTGAAGGTGTGATGGCCGAAATTGATTTGGCGTTAGAGCACCATGAACTGATCAAAGTTAAAGTTCCAAGCATCGATCGCGAAGAAAAAGTCGCTATCATGGACGCTATAGTGCGCGAAGCCAAAGCACAAAAAGTGCAAGTGATTGGCCATATTCTGGTGATCTACCGCGCTGCCAAAGAGAAAAAGTTACATATTCCAAAAGGTTAA